The Bacteroidia bacterium genome segment TTGATGTGAGCCAATCTACATTGATAGATCATTCCTTTATGAATTTTATTCGGTACTTTGAAACTGAATACAATAATGGTGGAGGCAATTTCTCAGTAGTTGGCTTAGAAAACCTTCAAGGTTTCTCTAATCACAAATTATCCGGAAGGAGAAAAAAATAACTATTTAACATATAAGAATGAAATATGTCCATAGAATAATCGTTTTAATGATTTTTGGGTTAGCTTTTAATCTTTCGTTTGCCCAAAAAAACATTGTAAACCAATGGAATGGCTGGTATATCTATACCGGTGACCATACGATAACTAAAAAAATTGGATTACATACTGAGTATCAGTGGATAAGGTCTAATATAATCACAGATTGGCAGCAAAGTTTGCCGTTACTTGGGCTTAACTACCGAACTACCGACAACACATTGCTAACGCTGGGTTATGGCTACGTCATAACGTATCCATACGGAAAGCAGCCGCTTAACCACGCCGTTGGTGAGCACGATATATGGGAGCAGTTTATCCAAAGGCAACGTATCGGAAGATGTTATTTTAACCACCGCTATCGTTTAGAGCAACGTTGGATGCAAAACTTCACAAAAACTCCCGAAAATAAATATGTTCTGGATAATTATATATTTAGAAACCGCGCTCGTTATCGTTTTATGGTCTCGATTCCCCTTAACCATAAAGAAATGACAAACAATACCTTGTTTTTAAGCTTGTATGACGAACTGTTTGTCAATATTGGGCACAACATCGGCCTAAATCTATTTGACCAAAACCGAATTTCGGCCACATTAGGCTGGCAATTTAACCCTGACTTGAACTTACAAGTTGGTTATATGAATCAATATATCCAAAAACCAAACGCTGTGGATATGGAAAACAACCATACTGTTCAACTCTGGCTTACCTATAATATTGACTTCAGAAAACTATTTCCTGCAAAAATCGAGGAAAAACAGTAAAATCATAAAAATCTTAGATTTAGTTTATGTGCCTTAGTTATTGGTATTTTGATGATTCTTAGTGCCTTAAGTTAGAAACTATATTGAAATAAAACCGTTATGATTCCATTTCTGGTAAGGCCGTCTGGGCGGCTTTTTCGTGCCAAAATAGGTGCACCGGCCTGAGCTTCAATCCGAAAATGGCTGCCGGCAAGCCAAACCATCCCTAAGTTAATATTAGCAGTAAGCCCCTCAGAATTAAGATGTTCAAAACGTTTTCCGGTACTATCTAAGCTGGTGTCGTTTCCTAAGTGATATAAAGCTATCAATCCTGTTGATAGTTGGAATTTTTCGCCTAAATGGAAACGTCTATCTGCCCGAAGCATTACATCCGGTTTACGGATTAATTGCCGAGATTCAAAATATTTTTCCACAACTTTAACAGTATCCGAAGAATACATAAAGTTATTTCTATTTACATGATACACAGGAAGTTGTGCAGCTAAGGCAAAATGCCACTTTTTTACTTGAAAGGTAGTTCCTAAAATCAGGTCTAAACTTCCCAGGCCTGGCTGGTAAGCCATTGGGTAAGTTATGGGCATTAATGAAGCACTATCTATGGTTTCTGTTTCAAAGTCGGTTCTGCCAAGCGGTGCTCGAACGCCGATAGTTCCGGTAATCAATATATTAGATTGAGTTGAGTCAGTTTGTTTTGGCCGATAAATAGTGGGCATTACAGTTAAAAAAGCATCACTTATTCCGGTTACTTTTCCCAATTTACCACTTGAATATTGGTAGGAAAGTTTTCCTTGCACAGCAAATTTAGAGCCAAAAGACTGATTCCACTCAATAGTGGGGATTGCTATGATGATATTTTTTTCTCCCATACCAAAGCCCAAACCTGCCCCCAATATTCGTTGCTTAAAGCTATCGCTTTGGGTAATGTTTAGGGAGCGTAACGAGCCAACAGAGCAAAAGCCGGCATCTTCGCTACCCTGCCCCAAGGCCATAAACGGAAATATTGACCCTAAAAATACCCCTAAAACTAACCGATAAAAAATCTTACAAACCATTACGCAAAGATAATATTCTTTTCACCTTCTCAAAAAGTAAGATTTCAGAGTAAACCTCAGCTTGAAATATTTTTTGTTTTTTTCAAAACAAGTTAGTGTTAATTATCAAACAATTACTTGAAAACATTTTTGCAGCTTAAAACTATCATAGATAGTTATGTTTTTTGTTTTTCTATACTCATTTTAAGCCAAGACTTAGTAATTTTGTGATTTGAGAAAAATTTAGATGCAAAAAATTGATTTCAAGCAATTTGAATTACAGAATGGTCTTCGGGTTATCGTTCATACAGATTTGAGCAGCCCTCGTGCGGCTATGTGTGTGCTATATCGGGTAGGTGCAAGAGATGAAGACCCAAGTAGAACTGGATTTGCTCACCTTTTTGAGCATCTGATGTTTGGGGGGTCTAAAAATATTCCTTCTTATGATACGCCGTTGCAAAAAGCAGGCGGAGAAAATAACGCCTACACTACAAACGATATTACCAACTATTACCTGAGTTTGCCTACAAGCCAGCTTGAAACGGGTTTTTGGTTAGAATCTGACCGGATGTTGGAGTTGGATTTTTCCCAAGACAGCTTAAACGTCCAAAAAAGTGTCGTTTGTGAAGAGTTTAAACAACGTTATCTAAATCAGCCTTATGGAGATGCACACCTTTTGCTTAGGCCGGTGCATTACCAAACACATCCCTATCGCTGGCCTACTATTGGAAAGGAACTATCTCATATTCAGGATGCTACCTTAGATGATGTAAGGGAGTTTTTTTATGGTTTTTATGCTCCCAATAATGCTACTTTGGTCGTTTGTGGAAACGTATCTCCAGAAACCGTGGAGCAGTTAGCCCAAAAATGGTTTGCCCCGATACCTAAACGTACCCTCAAAAAGAAACCGCTGCCCCAAGAACCACCCCAAAAATCCCCCCGTAAACTGACAGTCCAAAAAGACGTTCCTTTTGATGCAATTTACAAAGCATATCATATTCCCGCCAGAACAAACCCCGATTACTTTGCCGCCGATATTCTGACAGACCTACTTTCCAACGGTAAAAGTTCATTGCTATTTCAAGAAATGGTAAAAAAAGAAAAAGTGGCCAATAACATTGCCGCTTTCTCTTGGGGAGCATACGACCCCGGAATGATATCCATTGACGGGCAAGTAGCACAAGGAAAAAAAACCGAACTATATGAAGCTACTTTGCAAAAAACAATTGATAATCTGCAAGATATATCCGAAAAACAGCTAACCAAAATAAAAAACAAAATAGAATCCTACCTGATTTTTGAAAGAACCAGCATGCTTAACCTCGCCCAAGAATTAGCTATCTATGACTCCTTAGGAAATCCTAACCAAATAAACACCATCTTAGACATCTACCAATCAATTTCTTGTGATGACGTAAAACAGGCCGCCCAAAAGTACCTAAACCCAAACAACTGTTCCACTTTATATTACTTAAAACAACAATAATAATTTTTTCAAAAATGGAACTACTAACCCTTACGGAAAAATCTGTTAATGAACTAATTGCCAGTTTAACCAAACAATGGATTACGGATTTTTTCAAAACAAAAAGTTTTATTACCGGCGATGAAATTGTAGCATTTGCTTCCCATAAGCAAGTTAATCATTTCATTTTATTTCAGATATATCAAGATTGGAATACCTTTCAGAGTAAATTACAGCATCCTTTTTTTGATTTTAAACATGAAGAAGTAAAAAAAGCGATGGTTGAGTTTCACAACGTTCTTTCCAGACACATTAAGGTTGAACGCAGCGAATTTCGTGGAATGGTTGAAAAAGCTATATATAACAACTTGAAACTCATCATCAATCCGGCAGAGTGCTTTGCTAATTTCTTTTTTCAATCCAAAGAATCAATTCCCATTACTTTGTTTGAAAAGTACGCCAATTATTTTGTGGACTTTGACTTTATTATTTCAAGTATTTTATCTTATCACAAAAAAAACAACCTACAAATAGTTGAGAAAAAAGTATTTTTAGAAAAGATAGACCGCGTTGTGCAACTCTATGAAGAAAAACAAGGTCAAAACTTTACGGTTTACCGTAAGGCTATTTTTGCCCAACTTACCGGCTATTTTTGGGAAGATTATATTAATAGCAACCAAGTAGTTGAAGCCCCCAAAATTACTATTCCCCAAAAAGAAAAAACAATATTGAAAGAAAATAAGCTAATTACCCAATTTGGAGAAATTGACACTGAACTTGAAATTCCGGTTATTCAAAATTCTAAAATAGAAGATCAAGTAAATCAAGAAGTTAGTAAAAAACATAATATCCTGAATTCGTTTATCCAGACAGAAAATAGCAGCAAGCCCCGCTTAATTGACCAATACAAACAATCACAACAGCCGAATAATCTAAGCCTCAACAAAAAAAATGTTACAGTTGAGCAAATCCCGTTGTATAAGCGGTTTCAGTTTTCCCAAAAAATGTTTCAAGGAAATTCCGAAGCCCTCAAAACCTGCATTGAAGACTTAAATGACTGTGAAACTGTATCTGATTTAGAATATGTGCTGAATAAGAAGTATTTGCAACCCAATAACTTAACCTTAGAAGATGAACTTGCGCTTGAGTTTTATCAACTATTTAAACGGCGTTTTGAAAACTGATGCTTGAATATTCGGCTCTCTGTGCTGCCTTTAAGGATAAAGCACTTCCATTGGCCTTTGTAGATATGGCCGCTTTTGAAAATAATATCAAAGCTATCGCGCAAAGAGCTTCTTCCAAAAAAGTCAGAATTGCCACAAAATCAATTCGTTGTGTGCATTTGACAAAGTATATTTTGCAGTTTAATCCTGCCGTTTTTCAGGGATTAATGTGCTATCATCCCCAAGAAGCTGTCTTTTTAGCCCAGCAAGGTTTTGATGATATGCTTATTGCTTATCCGTTTACCCAAAAACAAGCGATTGAAGCCGTTGCCAATGAAATCATAAACGGAAAAAAAATCATTGTAATGGCTGATTTAAAGCAGCATATAGATAATTATCAGCAAGTTGCGCAAGAAAAAAACTGCATTTTGCCGATCTGTCTTGATTTAGATTTATCAGTAACTTTCCCCGGACTTCATTTTGGGGTACTACGCTCGGCAATTAAAACTTCCGAAAATGCCGTAGAATTAGCAAAGTATATTCAACAAAAAAAACATCTAAAACTTGTTGGGCTAATGGGTTATGAAGCACAAATAGCCGGCGTAGGAGATAAAATGAATAATAACTATCTGAAAAACAAGATAGTCCAACTCTTAAAATCTATTTCGCTACCGAAAATAAAACAGCGCAGAACCCAAACCATTGAAGCTATT includes the following:
- a CDS encoding DUF2490 domain-containing protein; translation: MKYVHRIIVLMIFGLAFNLSFAQKNIVNQWNGWYIYTGDHTITKKIGLHTEYQWIRSNIITDWQQSLPLLGLNYRTTDNTLLTLGYGYVITYPYGKQPLNHAVGEHDIWEQFIQRQRIGRCYFNHRYRLEQRWMQNFTKTPENKYVLDNYIFRNRARYRFMVSIPLNHKEMTNNTLFLSLYDELFVNIGHNIGLNLFDQNRISATLGWQFNPDLNLQVGYMNQYIQKPNAVDMENNHTVQLWLTYNIDFRKLFPAKIEEKQ
- a CDS encoding amino acid deaminase/aldolase, with protein sequence MLEYSALCAAFKDKALPLAFVDMAAFENNIKAIAQRASSKKVRIATKSIRCVHLTKYILQFNPAVFQGLMCYHPQEAVFLAQQGFDDMLIAYPFTQKQAIEAVANEIINGKKIIVMADLKQHIDNYQQVAQEKNCILPICLDLDLSVTFPGLHFGVLRSAIKTSENAVELAKYIQQKKHLKLVGLMGYEAQIAGVGDKMNNNYLKNKIVQLLKSISLPKIKQRRTQTIEAIKQLGIELDFVNGGGTGSLETTCQEDLVTEVTAGSGFYQSHLFDYYQSFRHEPAAGFALEITRNPQQNIYTCFGGGYIASGSAGIEKQPLVWLPNEAELTSLEGAGEVQTPVKCPKPLEVGGMVFFRHAKAGELCERFTHLHLIQNYKITQTVPTYRGQNQCFL
- a CDS encoding insulinase family protein; the protein is MQKIDFKQFELQNGLRVIVHTDLSSPRAAMCVLYRVGARDEDPSRTGFAHLFEHLMFGGSKNIPSYDTPLQKAGGENNAYTTNDITNYYLSLPTSQLETGFWLESDRMLELDFSQDSLNVQKSVVCEEFKQRYLNQPYGDAHLLLRPVHYQTHPYRWPTIGKELSHIQDATLDDVREFFYGFYAPNNATLVVCGNVSPETVEQLAQKWFAPIPKRTLKKKPLPQEPPQKSPRKLTVQKDVPFDAIYKAYHIPARTNPDYFAADILTDLLSNGKSSLLFQEMVKKEKVANNIAAFSWGAYDPGMISIDGQVAQGKKTELYEATLQKTIDNLQDISEKQLTKIKNKIESYLIFERTSMLNLAQELAIYDSLGNPNQINTILDIYQSISCDDVKQAAQKYLNPNNCSTLYYLKQQ